Sequence from the Chitinophagales bacterium genome:
CCATTCTTTTTTTCAAATTTCACCTAACTTCGTTGGTAAATTAAAAATCAACTTGCCTAAAATATTACTTCTTTCAGACAATCATAGTCATATAGAGACCAAACTCAATCCCTACTTCGAAAAGTCTGATGAAATATGGAATGCAGGTGATATAGGCAGTATGGCTGTAGTGGAATGGATGGAGAGTTTTGGAAAGCCTATTCGTGCTGTATATGGAAACATCGACGATAGAGAATTGAGAACAAGATTTCCTGAAGATAATATTTTTGAAATAGAAAATATCAAGGTTTGGATGACCCATATCGGTGGATATCCTGGGAGATATAGTTCTAGGGTTCGCAATATGTTTACAGAAGTAAAGCCATTACTCTTTATATGCGGTCATTCGCATATTGTGAAATTGGAACAAGATCATAAATATGGGCATTGGGTCTTTAATCCTGGTGCAGCAGGCAATCATGGGTTTCATCAAGTAAAAACAGCAATCAGTTTTGACATCCGTGGGAATAATATTACCAATGTGGAAGTTATAAATTTGGGGCAGAGAGGGAGGTGATTAATTTGAAAATGATTTAATTTGAAAATTTGAA
This genomic interval carries:
- a CDS encoding metallophosphoesterase family protein, which gives rise to MPKILLLSDNHSHIETKLNPYFEKSDEIWNAGDIGSMAVVEWMESFGKPIRAVYGNIDDRELRTRFPEDNIFEIENIKVWMTHIGGYPGRYSSRVRNMFTEVKPLLFICGHSHIVKLEQDHKYGHWVFNPGAAGNHGFHQVKTAISFDIRGNNITNVEVINLGQRGR